The sequence TTTAGGAGCCTCGTTCTGCTGGAGTCTCAAGTGAAGGTCGCGCAGCTCCAGGGCAGCCTCGTTGATGTAGTGTCGCAGGTCAGCCGCCCCCAGCTTGAGCGAAGTGAGGGTGAAAGTCAACGAGTTCTCCTTGATGGCATAAGCACATCCGAAGCCTTCCGGTGTAACCTCGCCGAAGCCCCAGGAGGCGAACACCTCGGATGAAATCTGCGAGGTGGACAACTTCCACGTTGCGCTCAAACCGTATGCGGGGTCCTCGTAGATAGCAGGCACCTTTTCACcttgcttgagcagcttcttgagaCCAAACAGGTGACGGTCGACACCTTGAccatcagcagcggcggTAGCGTAGGAGAGGTGCTGCTTGACAGCCGCCTGGAATTTTTCAAATCGTTCGGCATCCGAAGCGCTGTGCGATTCCATGGCTTTGCAGAAAGCCAACGACTCGACACTGGCCGAACGGATGGTCTCGGTACGTCCCCACTTGAACTTTCGCGTCTGCGCTGATTCGTACGTAGGACAAGGCTTGCCGAACATCTTGAAATAAGCCAGCTGGATCACCATCTGCACCCAGGCGTCAGGTGAGCACTTGAATTTCTTGATGGCGCCTTTACCGTAGCCTTGGAAGTCGAGGATTGCAAGGTCGTGACGTCCCATGAGGTCGTTAAACTCCTTGATGCTCTCTTCAATCTTTGCCTCGACGGTCTTGTCCGTCTTGAACTGGATCTGCTTAGGCGCAGGCAGGTCAGTGCGGTTCGAGCTGCCGAGGTCGATTTTGCCAGCTTGCAGCGCTTGGAGGGCAAAGTCGTTGAGACGCAGCGTGGGCGTGCCATCCATCATCGAGTGCTCACCCATGAAACCGGACTTGCCGTTGGCAAATGTGATAATCTGCTGCTTGTCATAGAAGCGGTTCTTGCCGTCACCGCACCACAGACCCCATGCGGTCGACTCAAGGCTATGAGGCgcgatctcgtcgagacAGACCACAATAACCGAGCTGTCGATACGCTCCAACGCCTCTTGGTTGCCAGGGAGCGCAGCGAGCGCCTTGCGCGAGTCGGTCCACTTGTCACGATTGTTGGACGAAAGAGCACCGATGGGCTGGCGAGCGGGCTGGCTCGAGGCAGAGTCGGAGAGAATTTTTTGTAGCTGCGACTCGATTTCGGCCTCGCTGAGCTCCTGTCCGTTGTGAACAAGGTCAAACTCGTAAAAGTGACCATTGCGAAgcacgacgaggtggttgTTGGCCTGCCAATCGTACTTGACTGCCGTATCAGACGGCTTTTCGGGAATGCGGTTCGAGTTAAACATCCATTTGTACGACCTCATGCAGAGAGGACCAGTCTTGCCCTTTTCGGgagcgagctgctcagtCTCAAGCAATCGGCGAAAGGCGAGGAAGGCCTTGAGCAAACCAGCGGCACGCTTGGGACCGGTGCGGCGCGTCTTGTCATCCTTGTGGGCGTAAAAGTAGCTAACGTAGGGAACAACCGGATCACGATACGCCATGTAGGCAGCGTCGTTCCACCACTCGCTGAGCCAGCTCTCGCGGCCTTCCTTGGTGGCTCGGTCCTCAAGACGCTGCTGGAGCGTctggacgagcttggcatcggcTCCCGTCAGTGCCGATTCAACGGCAGCTTCggtcttggcgagcgactCGCTGGTCTGATGCGGCACAGTGCTGCGGAGGTACTTTTTCAGGGTCTGCTCGAGAGCCGGTACGGGCAGGTGAGGCATGGCGCTCTGACCCTCGTACATGGGACCATTGCCAAGAGCATCGCtcttggtcgaggtggaagagtAGCGTGACATGGCGACGGCAGCGGCAAGAGGATTGCccgaagcagcagatgTAAGGGAAGAGGCAGAGAAAGCGAATCGGGTAGCAGACGAGCGTGCTTGTGAACGACCCAAGCCGATGAGTGTCATAAGGAGCAACGGCTGACGTGAAAGAGGGGAGCGATCCAGCGACTAGAGCAGGTGGAAACGCGAGGTTTGGTTTTGGATCGCAAGTGCGTGGGGGTGCTTGATTGTGGCAACGATGATGGTAGATTGAAAGGAAGGGTAGAACAACCAGGACCAGTATCAGGTAGGGCGAGATAGTGTAGTATCTGCTTGGGGGCGTTAACGCGGAGATGAACAACGAGCTAAAGCGGTCCTCGACCGGCTGGGCCGGTTCGGTTCATCTTTGGATCCGCCTACGCAGCTGTGCTGACTTGGCTCAAGCGAGCGTTTGGCTTGTGCCAACTTTGATTGGATCCACAGtcatgaatcacggatgATTTTCAATCGCTCTCCATAAGATTCAAGCCGAGTGACGCACGCAACGAGCGGGGAAGCCGACGAGACCTTCGAACCGGCCAGAAAACCGAAATCCAATTGTGTGAATCAATCGCGGATGGTTGACCGGTATATGTCTCTTCCACTGCctgtctcgctcgttgTCGCTTGAAAGCTCGAGCAGCCTTACTTTATCTCAGCTCCACACCGAccaaaaagaaaaagaaaaaaggGGATGTGACAAATTCCAACAAAAGGCGATTCAAGCACCGTCGTTTTGAGTATCTTTCCTTTTGCTCTTTCAGAGCGTTTGCTTAGCGTTACCAATCGAGAGTTTTGACTGTCAAGAGAATGATTGACACCTTGTCGTCATTCAGGCCGTTTTTGATTTTTGAGGCCGAAGTCTTCCGACAAGTCCGGAAACATCCTTTTTCGTGCAAGACCGCAAGCACTCTATGACTACTTGCCATTGCTGTGCAGCCAGCCGCCTTTCACCACCGTTGCCCATAAAGAAACTCATTCGCAACGTttatttgtgattgcgcTTCTGCCAAGATATCGTCTAACTCATTATGTCACGTCTATGTGTCACAAATGTCACACCCGTACGCTCTATGGCACGAGATGAGTACAAAGGTAACAACTAGATTGAGGAAAGCAGGCGAAGACTAACTGCGGCTTTAAGAGCAGTCTAAGGCGCGTCAGCGAGCGACTATAACAGATGTAAGGTCGAGCTGGGGAGACAGTCGCACATGGACGTACATGGTAAGACCAAACCTCAGCTGCCACTGCAGTGTGCGGACGACTGCCGCTGGTGTGGTGTGTTCCTCATGCGATACTTGAAGGGCACGTTGGTCATTCCATTCTCGCTCGCCCGGGACAAGCGAGGTTGTGACCCGGTATGCCTCGAAGTATTTGGCCGAGAAGTGGTGGCATTCACGTTTCTAGGCATCCTGCGCTTCTCCGATTTCCGCGTGCACCACGCAGCAGAacttcacgattcgcgattgaGTTGTCATGTCAGCTAAGGTTACAAGGCCGAGACGGTGCTATGTTGAGCGATGTCTCGCGCGAAAGAGGAAGAGAAATTTTCGgttgcaatcacgattggcgGTGGCAAAGAGCAAAATGTTACGGCGACAAACCCTACAAAGGATGATGTTGTGCAAAACGATGTTAGATGCAgcttccattcgtgattcacgattcacggttttCGTCTCTCTTGTTGctgtattcgtgattcgtgattcgtgattcgtgattattcgtgattcacgattcgtttACGTTTTGtgtaaatcacgaatcgtgaatgttcCGCGTGGCTGAAAACGCCGGCGTCCTGTGACGATATGAACCAGCGTGGCACCCtctttgtgcttgcagcCAATCCAGAGGTCGCTCTGGCTAGGGCTGACATCTTGCTCTTTGGTCTGTCCCTTGCATCCGTCGAAAAACGTTCGGAATCGGATGGTGGAGTTGATGTGTGCCTTTGGAAGGTCTTTGGTCGCCGTGCGTGGCATGagatattcacgattaccAAGTCCGTGGCGGGCGAGGATCAGTTACCTGGACTTTGCATGATGCACATGCTCCGAGAGGCCGAGCCGGCACTTTTCAATTTACTTAATTAGCCTGCTGTGTCAGAGTTCAGAAGTGCATGtcgacactcacgactgtgctATCGCTTGCCTCGTTTCTTTCATATTTGGGCAACACCTATCAAAATCGACTCCTACCGACGCTTATGCCTGCAGAAGCTGTGCGCCGGTTGAGAGGCTGGAGACAGAAAAGAGCGATTCAACACAGGAAAACAGGAACATGTGTAACCAGGACCGGGACGGCTTTTAGCTGAGCGTATGGCAGGTAAGGGTTTTTTTGCTCCCGCTTTGTTGCAGCCAAGCGGCCTCAGCTGTCTTGCAGTAGCAGCACAGGATCAGTTGTCGAGTATGCAAGAGCATCTTCTCGCAGTTGGTGTCGCCAGCGACGTCCTTGAGGATGATGGGGATGGGGGTGGGCTGAGGGGCTCGCTAGGGGTCTGCCGAGCTGACGACGATCTTTGCCAGATGTGAATCAATCGAGCACTTTGACAGTGTGCAAGCCAGACAGACATCAAGAGCCCGGTGCATGTCTGTGGGCTTTTTCGCAGGgtcgcattcacgattcacgatttacgattcacaatttgtGATTTCTCAAGTGGTaagtggtgagtggtgagtggtgagtggtgagttttgttttgtttttcgTTCCTTTTTGCTTTTGTTTTGAAATGAACCGCGAGCATCGGCGGCAGAACACAGCCGCGATGAGTTGCTGATGCAGCGTCTTGCCGATTTGACAGGACTCTCTGGTCTCGGAGTACAAGCGTgagaaatcacgaatgtggtTGACTGGATTTCATGACAGCCAGCCGTGAGTCGTGATGTGCAGACACGCGCGCGCAACGACAACGAGAGATCCAGAGGGGCAGAGGGGCAGAGGGGCGCCGCGTGCATCTGCTCCCTAAGCTGCGTGCTGTAACATGCGGTACGACCAGGCcagcaagaatcacgaatcgtgaattccaGCAGATTgaaacactcacgactggcgCCTCACCACACAAACCACAACCACGCCCACACTCTGATTTTCTCTCACACAGACACACAtacacgcacacacacaaacaCTCACACACGCTCACGCTGTCTCATCtcgccattcacgattggcgctCCCTCTCAGCGTCTGCCTGTCCTGCCGAACATCACACTCCGCAGGCTACTCAAGTTTTCGCCATTCGCAAATGCAAACCGGCTCGATCTTGTGTCACACTTGATCCTCACTCGTTGTACCTTTCACCTTTGTTCTTTCATCTTGTCATCCTCCtctgctcctcgtcgacacaACTTGTTCAACGCTACGCCTTCTCTAGCTAACTGGACACAGCCGATCTCGTTTGGGCGCATCACCTTCGGATGACTTTTTGCATTGCGACCTGTCCGATCCAACGTATATACTCAGCCTGATTGTTCCCTTGCCTCGGATCCTCCGCTTCAGACAATCTCGTAGCCGCTCTGCCGTGCCCACCAGATTCGCCTTGA comes from Mycosarcoma maydis chromosome 1, whole genome shotgun sequence and encodes:
- a CDS encoding putative carnitine O-acetyltransferase, producing the protein MTLIGLGRSQARSSATRFAFSASSLTSAASGNPLAAAVAMSRYSSTSTKSDALGNGPMYEGQSAMPHLPVPALEQTLKKYLRSTVPHQTSESLAKTEAAVESALTGADAKLVQTLQQRLEDRATKEGRESWLSEWWNDAAYMAYRDPVVPYVSYFYAHKDDKTRRTGPKRAAGLLKAFLAFRRLLETEQLAPEKGKTGPLCMRSYKWMFNSNRIPEKPSDTAVKYDWQANNHLVVLRNGHFYEFDLVHNGQELSEAEIESQLQKILSDSASSQPARQPIGALSSNNRDKWTDSRKALAALPGNQEALERIDSSVIVVCLDEIAPHSLESTAWGLWCGDGKNRFYDKQQIITFANGKSGFMGEHSMMDGTPTLRLNDFALQALQAGKIDLGSSNRTDLPAPKQIQFKTDKTVEAKIEESIKEFNDLMGRHDLAILDFQGYGKGAIKKFKCSPDAWVQMVIQLAYFKMFGKPCPTYESAQTRKFKWGRTETIRSASVESLAFCKAMESHSASDAERFEKFQAAVKQHLSYATAAADGQGVDRHLFGLKKLLKQGEKVPAIYEDPAYGLSATWKLSTSQISSEVFASWGFGEVTPEGFGCAYAIKENSLTFTLTSLKLGAADLRHYINEAALELRDLHLRLQQNEAPKSKA